In Glycine max cultivar Williams 82 chromosome 10, Glycine_max_v4.0, whole genome shotgun sequence, the DNA window TTCGTTCGAAAAGGCCTTAGCCGGTGTCGGCCAAACAAACCCTAGATgatgttagtaaaaaaaacctagccaacaTCGGCAgaaaaatagactcaaccaaTGCTAGCTGAAAAATAGCCCCAACTAACGTTAGCTGACAAATATTCCCGGCATACTTTGACAAAATAAAGCTTATTTGATGTCAACCGAAAAATAGCCTTGGTTGATGTCGGTTGAAAAACTTCACTAGTTGTGGTCAGACAAAACAGtcctagttaaaattatcaatattttatatttttaaattattaaaaattgaaaaatattttttaattaatattttaaaattagattgtgtttgttttctataaagtttaatattgaaatttcatctatttaaaatataaaattgaaattttgcatatggagaaaattgaattgccttatccaaacaaagaatttaaaattgaagaaatttgaattgatttatccaaacaaagcatttgaaaaatgaaggaaattaaaatcaaagcaattcaaattctaaGCATTTGAAATTTCCTAAAACTTTAAAATTCCTGATCCAAACACAAGGTAAAAGTATTGCCAAATGTCAAAATCTTATTGAGTAGGAGGATTTACGTGATTATGGAGGATATAACAACtctcttccaaattttaattaagctgTACATATATTCTGGTAAGCGAAACAATTGTGAACAGGAGAGTTGATATATATCCTCCCCCAACCTTAAATCAAATTTGGAAagatttaatacaaaaataataaccaTCCGCTTGTTAAATTTAGAGGTAATTTCAAATaggttaaaatatatgtttCGTCTCGAAATGTTCAAAATTTGTCTCTCTGGAATTTcgagtatgttttttttttctcgcaaAATATAGATGTGTGATATCTTAGCTCGAATATAGGTTTGAAAAATCTGATCCTACGTGTCAATGGGTCAACATGTCAACTAGAACTTGTCACATGTCAAGTTCTTGATGGTTATCTTTTTGGTGCTCGGTGAATGCGAGGTTGGTGTCGTTTTTAGTGCCTTTTAGTCTCATTTAATGTCGTTTTGACTATGAACCCCCTCTCTAGTTAGTGATTGTTTACCCTTTCGAAATTTGAGTAATTCTTCATAGAAAGACACTGTGAGAAGGCACATCGTCCGTTATTGGAGTACTCAAAGGTGGTGGTGGTCGGAACTCGAAGTAGGTGGTGGTTCAAACTCGAATGTGATTGTCGTCCCAAATAggaagataattttatttaactctTTGACTTTTTCATTATGTGTATTTTGTGTTTGGTCATGGTTATGGTTTCGCTTGGGGCTGAGTTATTCAATGGTGTTATTCGTGATTAGGGTTTGTTTGGGTTCAAAGTGGGTAATGTTTAGTTTCATTTGGGCTTGAAGTGAGTTTGGTTTGTGTTCATGATTGGTGGGATGGGAATGTTGACACAAATGCGAACTGAGTTACGTTTTTTTGTGGGTTTGATTTGGGTTATGGTAGTTGGGGATTTGATATTTTCGAATTGGATTAGGGATTTTGGTCATTGTTGACTgatttgtgtttgatttttcaTCAGGTATGGAGTTTTCAGTTGATATTCACTCCATGGGCTCATGGGTTGTGAACCCAACATTAAAACGGGAGGGGAAAAGGAGAATGGCTATCAAGACTTGGATATTGATACATGGTCATTCCTTGAAGTTGTCGACCTAATACACGATCTTGAGTATTTTGATATTGGTGGGCTTAAAATGTGGTGGAAAGGGGTTGATGTTGATTATGAAACCTAAAGAGATTTGTCCAATGATTAAGACGTTGTGGATTTGGCAAGGTATGCTTTGAGTCATAAGTGTGAAGTTAATATTTATGTGGTGTTTAGGTGAATGATTATGAAGAAGTTACTGGGGATGAAGTTACCAGGGGTGAGGAGTTGTTTAATGGCCAACAAATTGTAAAGTTTGACCATGGTGTAGATTTTGTTTGATTGGGACAGTGTTATGGCATTTGATGACAACGATGAGTCATCCAAGAAGCAAAAGGAGCCTAGAGTGAAAAACAAAGTAAGCCACAAAGGAAAACATAAGGCTTTTGGATATGAAGATCTTTCTATTGAAAATCTTGGTCAATGTGATGAAGACCCAAATGGGATGGATTATGACAGTGTGATTGACCCACACCATGAGGAACCTAATCCAAATTTTAGAGAGATGCATGATTTGGAGATTGGCTATGAAACTGTAGAGTGATGTTGAATATAAGGATGATACTACAAAGCTTGGAAAAAAGTTTCCAATGTTTAGGAAAGAAACTATGTCCAAGGCCTTCACGTGGACACTAGGAATGTAGTTcacttttttgcaaaattttaaGGAAGGCATGATGGAGTATTCTGTCTTGAATGGATATCAAGTCAGTTTCCCAAAAAATGACCATACAAGGGGTTGTGTGTAAGACAAAGGAGTGTTCATTCACAACATATGTATCTAGGGTTGGTGAGACCACTACCTTTCAATTGAAAACACTAAAATCGACCCACACACGTGCCAGAGttttttaggataaaaatgtCAGTCCAAAGTGGGTTGCAAAGGTGCTACTTGACAAGTTCAAAACATCTGAAAAGGTTCACAATATGAAAGCATGCATTTAGTACTTACTCCAAGTGTGATGTTGTCATGAACAACATGTGTGAGTATTTTAATAGTGTAATTATGCTTGCTAGAGATAAGCCAATAATAGCTACGCTAGATTGGGTTATGACTTATTTGATGTCTAGATTTAATGTTATGAAGGAAAGGTTGGAAAAAATTCAAGGTAAAATAATGCCAAGACCTATGAAAAGGTTAGACTAGGAATTAAAAAAGCCAAAAATTGGTTTGTTGAATGTGTTGGAAACATGTTGTATGAGGTCACACACACATTGTTTACTGAAAATTTCATTTGTAAATCTAGCATCTAGGACTTGTTCTTGTAACTTGTGGACATTGGTAGACATACCTTGTAGGCATGTTGTTTAtgctatacaaaaaaaaaaaaaaaaagagaaaccaGAAGACTATGTTCATGCCTATTACCATAGAAACCTATGCTAAGTGCTACCGTCACACAATAAGTCCTATAAATGGTGAAGATAGATTGCCAAAGGATATTGTTGATCTAATTCTGCCTTCAATCTACAAAGTTGGGCTTGAAAGaccaaaaatattaagaagaagaGAGCCAGTTAAGATCCAAGACCAACTAAACTgagaagagaaaatacaaaaaaaaatgcaagagatGCCAAAATTATGGACATACCACTCGAACTTGCAAAGAGTGACCTGTGGCAGTTGCTGGATCTGAAATTCCAACAGTAGGAAACAATGTTGTAGCTACTAGACCTGAGATACAAGCTACTGGATACGAAATTCCAACAGTATGAAACAATGGTGCAGATGTTGGATTTGAGGTGGGAGGACTTGGATCTATAATTCCTGCATGAAACAATGATGCAACAACTGTTGAACCTGAAATTCCAATGCAAACATCTCAAGTTGGGATAGCTAACTCGAGTAGGAGTAAGTATACAAAAAAGCAACCAAAACcgaaacaaaaggtaaaagttaCTTCCTACACTTTGTTCTACTTGTGTAAGAGTTGTATTCTAAACATGTCTACTTATGCAGGAAAAGGAGAAGACATGTTCTGCCTCAAGCATGAAGGACATCGACAAAGAAAAGGATTTCCTTGAAAATTGTACTCCAGCAGAATTGCTAATAAAGATTGTGAATCAAAAGATGGTGAACCAAAAGAAGAACAAAGAAGGACAAAGGAATGAGGTGTTTATTTCTGTATCAAAACATGTGAAAGAGAATAAGTTGGGTGTCGATGTGTGGTGGACAATACTAATTAGAGTTTCTTGGATGTATTTGCTGAGTGGGTGAGATTTTTTTGGTTCAATTAAACAATGAGAATCTTCTATGTAGTCTTTTTATGGAATCCAAAGTACCAAACATTGTCTGTTACTACTTTTTTTACTAGACAATGGTTATATTATTATGTGATTATTAAAGACTACCCTTatcaatattaaactttattttctatattttacataaaatttgttgtttcattcaatACATGAATGAATGCTATTAAATTGTGTTTAGGTAAAGGAGTTTGGAGTCTTTTTTATAGGGAATGCTTTACTcaactatttaaaaatgatgtatgtaaaattaaattaataccaTGTTAAACTAAAGTATTTACAGGGACTTTTTGTAGGGAATGTTTTACTCAAGCATTTAAAAATGATGTATACCATGCTAAATTAAAGTATTTATAGGGACTCTTTACCGGGAATGCTTtactaaagtaattaaaaatgaagtatttaaaaataaagtatgtAAAACTCCATTAATGACCAAAAAATGAAGTAAACAACTTGTTCACTACTAACAACAACATCACCTTAACCCATTACATTCAACAGTTACATTtcaatagaaaaatgaaaatctatGCCTGTAACATGAATAAACACATCACCAAAACACTcattaaaaaatacacattCCTTCTTTTACCAACAACTTTCTTCTGCAATTTAATAATCTTCCTTTGAGCCTCCTCTAACTATTGCTCCAATTGTTGGTATGTCCTATGAAATGTGTCTTGGCTTAGATCAGCAACAACCACTTGCCTTCCATCAACATTTGCTCCTCTAACATTGACAAGGCCCTTAGTCCTATGAAAAAAGTTGCAGGAACTTGGACTCTATATCCATCAACAAATTAGGATCATgaagaacataaaaaggggaCATGGAGAACATAAAAATGCATCAAGTATAGCACTTACACCCAATTTTGACATCTCAAAAAACGCCTTTTGGCGTTGTTGGTGCTCCTTGAAGTCAGCAACAACATGAGTAATTTGCACGGGCACTCGTTAATCGTCGCAGATGAAGATGCCAAGGAACTTGGAGCACCCCATCACCTACGGGCTCTAGAAACTCCAAATTTGTATGTTGGTGGGTTGTAGGTGGCAGGTGGAAGATGAAAGTCGCAGTTTGGAGGTGGAAGAGAAAGGTTGAAGTTGGGAGAAAGAAGATGAAGGggaaggttgaagaagatgaaggCGGCGACGAAGcctttgttcaaataaaatgtccaaaaaaaattaacacttaGGATCGAATCTTCCAAACTTACATCCAAACCAAAATATCATACATTTACATTTTACAAGGATGAAAAATAGACTCAAAATTTCACAGTGACAGATTtcaaacattttaatatttatatgaacgaaaaacatattttaagctTTCAAATAACGTATTGCAAAAATCCATGTGTGACACTATGTTTCAATATCTTTAATTAGGAGGATCTGTTTATCCATTTTGATGGTGCCGGATATTTTTCAAAACCTGTAATTTATTTTGCagattattttcacttttaacaaatattatatttttgtcaaataaaaagaaaaaaaaataaagatacatTTGAGAATTAGATTTCGGAAGGAATCGGagatgagaaaatattttttttgaaaaatagtcatataatgtttataaaagtaagtaaaagattaaaatattaaattaatgttaatatatcatttttaaaaataaaattaacaaatttgagaaaatttttaaaaaataatttgtcctctatttttactttttcaaaacTCTATTCAAATGTACTCGTTAGCACTGTTTGCTACAACttctatttacttttaaaaaaatatttttcaaatggaaacaatgaaaaaagaatTGAGGAAGAGAGAAATATGCTAGCAATAGGACAACTTCTATTTactttttgtaaaagaaatagattttctaaaaaaaacttttttttcgcaattattttttgtaagtttaaataaattaaaattttaaaaataatttgaagaacATATCAATAATTAAGCCTTTAAACAAATCGACCCTAAtcctaaataaacaaataaataaaaactggCCCTAGATTAATGTGAAACTAGTAGTTTATTGGATATCCATGTCAGCAGGTAAGTTTGGCAGCTTCTTCTGGTTGGAATCATTGCGAAGATGACACATTGTCTATTGTTTGATAATCCCTTCAACGCACTACGACCCTTTCCTTGCCTTCTACTTCCGATTTCGAGTGATGCTGCAGTGCATATTTCTCGTGTCAGATGCCGGGTATGATAAATAAATGCAACTTTGTAttgttcttttcatttcttagtGGAATTATTGAATTTGATTGCAATTTGAGTTTTTGATTTCATATGAAGAGAGGTAATGTTAGAGAAACAGCTCACGGGGCACCGCGTGGATCGCTCCATCTGTGCCTGGTTCTGGGAACAAGCCATTTCACTAGGCGACTCCTTCaaggtttcttttttattttagtttccacaacctcttttatttctttcagatttttcttttttaatttcatttcattcagtgtatgactattttataaaacttatttaatttttagcaACAACCGGTGATTGCTTCTCCTACGCATTATATTTTCCAAGTTTTTCGTGATGGAATCACTTTTTTGGGCTGCACGCAAGTTGAAATGCCACCCTTGATGGCCATTGAGGTATATCTGAAGCCAAATAAACGCCTGAATGctaccctttttatttattaactattaGTTTTCTCTTAACTTTCTGATTTTTAGTTCCTTTGTAGGGTAGCCAATGTCCTCAATGATTATTTTGGGGCCTTAAACGAGGACATAATTAAAGACAACTTTGTCATTGTGTACGAGGTACTTGTCTCTAGTACTAACCTCTACCCTGTTGCTCTTTGTTGAGTAAATGGAAACTAATCACTTTACTTTGTTATTGTAGCTGTTGGATGAGATGATAGACAATGGCTTCCCCTTAACTACAGAACCTAGTATCCTGCGAGAAATGATTACTCCGCCGAATATGGTTGACAAAGCCTTGAGCATCGTCACTGGTAGCAGTTCAAATGTGAGTGATACCCTTCCTGGGGCTGCAGCATCTTGTGTTCCCTGGAGAACGGCAGAGCCAAAGTACTCCAACAATGAAGTCTATGTAGACCTTGTTGAAGAAATGGATGCAATTATAAACAGGTCTATATGCtcattctccttcatcatttctTAAAATGACAGTGATAAAATTActagtgtttttgccttttggtTATCATGGTCTTATTAGCTACAATGTTTTGGTGAATGGGATATTACTAACTCTTGGAAGCTTGAACTTGGAACTTTTTTGTAGAACATAGAAATTATTACAGATTGTGTTGTGAGACCGCTCTTTAATAGGTTTTATCTTATGGAGAATTTCGTTCTTTCTTTGTAGTCACAGCTAAAGGGTTTTATTCATTCAGGGACGGGGGTTTGGTGAAATGTGAGATCTATGGTGAAGTCCAAGTAAATTCCCGGATCTCAGGTTTTCCTGATTTAACCCTTTCATTTACAAATCCTTCCATCCTCAATGATGTGAGGTTCCATCCCTGTGTTCGTTTTCGGCCTTGGGAGTCTCATCAAATTCTTTCCTTTGTGCCTCCTGATGGACAATTTAAGCTTATGAGTTACAGGTACAATATCCACTTTTTTGTTGTCTGAATCAGGATTTGAAAATGAAACTAGAACGCTAGAAGCCTTGTTTCTTTTGGCTGTGATTTATCATGAACCAAAAATCTGTTTGTAGAAAGTCAGTATTGGATAAAGTTGTAATTCTGAATGTTGAGTTCTCTGTTTACATTAAACTTGTATTCCTACTTTGTGTTCTCTCATTAATTCAAGCACTTCACTTTTCAGAGTTAGAAAGTTGAAGAGCACCCCAATATATGTAAAGCCGCAGTTAACTTCAGATGGTGGGATATGCCGTGTTAGTGTATTGGCTGGAATAAGAAATGATCCTGGAAAGACAATTGATTCGGTTACTGTTCAGTTTCAGCTCCCTCCTTTCATCTTATCAGCTGATCTTACTTCAAATCATGGAACAGTGAACATCCTTGCTAAACAGGTGCTTAATTTGCACGAGTATCATGCTTCTAGTGAGTAGTTTTTCACTGTTTCTGCATAGAGACAATTTTATGTCCTCTATGGAAGCAATTAAAATCATCAAAGATAAGTTTCTATGCTCcattatttttgctatatattttaatttttcatttatatcttGTTATACCAGACTTGCATATGGTCCATTGGTCGAATCCCAAAAGACAAAACCCCTTCCTTGTCTGGAACATTAGTGATTGAAACTGGATTGGAGCGCCTTCATGTCTTCCCTACATTTCAAGTGGGTTTTAGGATTATGGGTGTCGCCCTGTCTGGTCTGCAAATAGATAAACTGGATCTGAAGACTGTACCATACCGATTTTACAAAGGTTTTCGAGCTCTTACTCGGGCCGGAGAATTTGAAGTAAGATCATAATTTCAGATCTACCTACCATAAGTCATATGTATAGTGTGGATATGAAATTTTCTTGGCTGTAATAACATTGTGTGGTTTCTTTTGTATCATTATAAGATGATTATGTTTTATTCTGGTCATGAGTTATTCTTTGATGAACCTTACCATGGTTATCTGACTGAATCTCGTGACTATCAATGGAGTTATTCTTTGATGAACCTTACCGTTACCACTATCAAGTGGAGCAAACCTCTGCATTCCTATTCAAATAGTACTGTGTAATTTGTTCCAGCAGCCATGATGGCATGTAGTATGTCAAAGCTTTGTTGAGATATACAAAATATTCATGCTCTTAATTTAATCTTATCTATCTATTTGCTTATACATTTGGAATAAATAGCTGTTATGATAAATAGTATAAtctcataataataaattggtAGACGTGTATAGTAATATTGTTTGTGCTTCAAGCTTTAAGACTTGACTTTGGATGAAGATTGAAGAGGATATAGTACATATAAAATACTTAAGTATAAGTATCATTTAAATcttgagaaaatattaaatttgttaaatagtatgaagtatataaatttatcaaagtttaatttttcaccatttaattttaattaattattttttacttgttttATTAGTATGTGGCAATAATTTATGTGATTAAGTTTTTATTCgaatat includes these proteins:
- the LOC100782926 gene encoding AP-3 complex subunit mu; the protein is MLQCIFLVSDAGEVMLEKQLTGHRVDRSICAWFWEQAISLGDSFKQQPVIASPTHYIFQVFRDGITFLGCTQVEMPPLMAIEFLCRVANVLNDYFGALNEDIIKDNFVIVYELLDEMIDNGFPLTTEPSILREMITPPNMVDKALSIVTGSSSNVSDTLPGAAASCVPWRTAEPKYSNNEVYVDLVEEMDAIINRDGGLVKCEIYGEVQVNSRISGFPDLTLSFTNPSILNDVRFHPCVRFRPWESHQILSFVPPDGQFKLMSYRVRKLKSTPIYVKPQLTSDGGICRVSVLAGIRNDPGKTIDSVTVQFQLPPFILSADLTSNHGTVNILAKQTCIWSIGRIPKDKTPSLSGTLVIETGLERLHVFPTFQVGFRIMGVALSGLQIDKLDLKTVPYRFYKGFRALTRAGEFEVRS